The sequence CGAGGCCGCTTTGGACCGGCACGCCAACCTGCGCGCCGCCTTCTACTACGGCGACCTGGACGAGCCGGTCCAGGTCCTGCCGGCCCGCGTGGCGCTGCCCTGGCGGGAGGAGGACCTGGCCGGCCGTCCCGGCCCGGAGGCTGAGGCCGTACGGCTGGCCGCCGCGGACCGCCGGGGCCGGTTCGACCCGGCGGAGCCGCCGCTGCTGCGGTTCCTGCTGCTCAGGCTGGGCGCGCGGCGGTACCGGCTGGTGCTGACCGTCCACCACATCGTGTGGGACGGCTGGTCCACCTCGGTGCTGGTGCGGGAACTGTTCGCCCTGTACGCCGGGGACCGGCTCGCGCCCGTCACGCCGTACGGGCGGTACGCGGCCTGGCTCGCCGGCCGGGACCGGGACGCGGCGCGTCAGGCCTGGCGCGAGGCGCTGGCCGGCCTGCCCGGTCCGACCCTGGCCGGCACCACGGGCCGTACCGAGGTGGCGCACGAGCTGGTCGTCCGCGAGCTGGACGAGGCCACCACCGAGGCGCTGACGGCCCGTACGGCGGCGCACGGTCTGACGCTGAACACCGTCGTGCAGGGCGCCTGGGCCGTGGTGCTCGGCGAGCTGACCGGCGGCCACGACGTGGTCTTCGGCTCCTCGGTGTCCGGCCGGCCGCCCGAACTGCCCGGTGTCGAGGGCATGGTCGGGCTGTTCACCAACACCGTCCCGGTGCGGGTGCGGCTCGCGCCCGACGAGCCGTTCCTCGCCGCGCTGCTCCGCCTCCAGCGGGAGCAGGCCGCGTTGCAGCCGCACGACCACCTCGGCCTGGCCGAGATCCAGCGGGCGGTCGGCCTGCGCACCCTGTTCGACACCACGACGCTGTTCGTGAACTACCCGATGGATCCCTCCGCGTGGGCGGCGGCCCTCGGCGGGCGGCTGCGGATGCGCGCGTTCGAGGCCGCGGACGACACCCACTTCCCGCTGCGGCTGGCGGTCGTCCCGGGCGCGCGGCTGTCGCTGCGGCTCGGGCACCGGCCGGACGCCTTCGGACCCGACGAGGCGCGGCGGCTGGCCGCGCGCTGCGCCCGGGTGCTCGAAGCGGTCGCGCTCGGCCCGGACCCGCTGGTCCGCGATCTGTCCGATCCCGTTCAGGAAGGCACATCATGACCGAGGACCACGTATTCACCCTCACCGAGGCGGAGAGGGAGCGGACCGGGGCGGTCGCCGAGGCGCTCGCCGAGGTGGAGCCGCGCCTGGTCGACGACCGGAGCTGGCTGGACGCCTGCCGCGGGATGTCCGAGGAACTCCCCGGCCGGCTGCGCCGCAGACTGCGGGAGTTCCGGCACGACCCGGAGGCGGACGGCATGCTGCTGGTCCGCAACCTGCCGCTGGGTCCCGCGCTCGCGCCCACGCCCACCGTCCGGGAGTCGGTCGAGCGGGCGGCCACCCCGGCCGCCGGGACCATCGCCCTGGTCTCCTCGCAGCTCGGCGAGGTCATCGCCTACCGGGACGAGAAGAGCGGCGCCCTGGTGCAGAACGTCGTACCGGTGGCCGGCCGCGAGGAGCAGCAGAGCAACGCCGGTTCGGTCCCCCTGGAACTGCACGTGGAGAACGCCTTCCACGCCCACCGGCCGGACATGGTCGCGCTGCTGTGCCTGCGCCCCGACCACGACGGCGGCGCCGGTCTGCGGGTCGCCTCGGTCCGCCGGGCGATCGCGCTGCTGCCGTACGACGTGCGCAAGGTGCTCGGCGAGGAACGGTTCCGCACCGAGGTGCCGCCGTCCTTCGGCGGGCCCGGCGGACAGGCCCCGCCGCACCCGGTCCTGTGCGGCGACGTCGACGACCCCGACGTCCGGGTGGACTTCCACGCCACGCATCCCGGGGACGAGCAGGCCGCCGAGGCGATGACGGTGCTGCGGGCCGCCCTGGACACCGTCACCCGCGCCGTCTACCTGCGCCCGGGCGACCTCGCGATCGTGGACAACCGGGTCACCCTGCACGGCCGCACCCACTTCACCCCGCGCTATGACGGCGAGGACCGCTGGCTGCACCGCACCTTCATCCACCTCGACCACCGCCGGTCCCGCGCGCTGCGCGCCGACAACGGCCAGGTGCTGTCGTGAGGCGGCTCCCGCTGGTCGTCGTGGCCCTGCTCATGGGGCTGGTGCCCGCGGTGCCGGCCGCCGCCGCGAAGGGGGCCGGGACGCACCGGGCCGACCGGCCCGAGGTGGTCGTGATCGGCACCGGCGGCACCATCACCGGCGTCGCCGGGGACCGGGCCGCCTTCGAGGACTACGACGGCAGCGTGCTGCCGGTCGCGGACATCGTGTCCGGCCTGCGCCCGGAGCTGGACGAGGTGGCGCGGGTCTCCACCCGGGAGGGGCCGGAGCAGACCGCGATGACCGACTACTACGACCTGTCCCGCCAGGTCGACCGGGCGCTGCGCACGGCGGACGCGGTCGTGGTCACGGCGGGCACCAAGTCCCTGGAGGAGCTGGCCTACTTCCTCGACCTGACCGTGCGCAGCCCGAAGCCCGTGGTCGTGACCGGGTCCATGCGGCCGTCCAACGTGTTCGGCGCGGACGGCCCCGCCAACCTCTACAACTCGGTCGTGCTGGCCGCGAGCGGGCGCACCCGGTGCTTCGGCACGGTCGTGGAGTTCAACAACGAGATCCTCGCCGCCCGGGAGGCCACCAAGACCACCACGCTCCGCCTCGACGCCTTCCGGGCCGGGGAGGACGGGGTGCTCGGCACCGTGGACGGCGACCGCATCCGGCTGCCGCGGGCGCCCGCCAGGGTCCAGAAGTGCGGCAAGGACGGCTGGCGCACGCCGTTCGACCTGTCCGGGATCCGGCGGGCCAAGCTGCCGCGGACCGAGATCGTCGCCTCCTACCCGGACGCCGGCGGCGAGGCCATCACCGCGTTCGCCGACGCGGGCGTGGCGGGCATCGTCGTCGCCGGCGACCCCTCGCCCGGCGAGGCGGGCGCGCTGCGCGGCGCCCTCGGCAAGGGCGTGACGGTCGTGGCCGCGGCCCGGACGGGCGGCGGCGCCGTGTACGACGCCCACGCCCCCGGCGTCCTGCCCGCCGAGGACCTGCTGCCGCAGAAGGCCCGCGTCCTGCTGCTGCTCACGCTCGCCACCACCCGGGAGCCCGCGGCCGTCGCCGAGCGATTCGCCCGCTACGGCGTCCCGCAGTTCACCTCCTGACCCGCTCCCGCACCCCGGCACTCCCGTACTCCCGGCAGACCGAAGGAGACCCTGTCATGACCGCCCCGACGCCCGTCCCCGAGCTGGTGGCCCGGCAGATCGCGCTGACCCCGGACCGGCCGGCGGTGGCCGCGGCCGGCAGGCAGCTGACCTACGCCGAGCTGGACGCCCGGGCCGACGCCCTGGCCCACGCCCTCGTCGCCCACGGCGCGGCACCCGACCAGCCGGTCGGCGTCCTGCTGCCGCGCGGCCCCGACCTCGTCGTCACCCTGCTCGCCGTCTGGCGGGCGGGGGCCGCCTACCTGCCCCTGGACCCCGGCCACCCGCCCGCCCGGCTGTCCGGCCTGGTCGAGCAGACCGGGCTCGCCCTGGTCGTCACCGACCCCGCCGGGCACGCCCGGGTCACCGCGGCCGGCGCCACTGCGGTGCTCGCCGGCGCCGCCGCCCCGGCCGAGGGGTTCGCGCGGGCCGCCGCCGAGCCCGGCCGGGCCGCGTACGTGATGCACACCTCCGGCTCGACCGGCCGCCCGAAGGGCGTGGTGATCGACCACGCGGGCCTCGCCAACCGCGTCCGGTGGGCGATCGGCTCGCTCGGCCTGGACGCCTCGGACCGGGTGCTGCAGAAGACGCCGGTGACCTTCGACGCGGCCGGCTGGGAGATCTTCGCGCCGCTCGCCGTCGGCGGCACGGTGGTGCTCGCGCCGGAGGGTGCCGAGCGGGACCCGGCGGCCCTGCTGAGGGCCGTCGCCGACACCGGCGCGAGCGTGCTCCAGGTGGTGCCGTCCGTGCTGCGCGCGCTGACCGAGGAGGACGGCTGGGACCGCTGCGGCGCGCTGCGCGTGCTGTGCTGCGCCGGTGAGCCGCTGCACGCCGAGGCGGTCCAGCGGGTCCTCGAGCTGGCCCCGGCCGGGGTCGCGGTCTGGAACACCTACGGGCCGACCGAGTGCTCCGTCGACATCACCGCCCACCGTTTCGACCCGGCGCAGCGCTCCGGTCCGGTGCCGATCGGCCGGCCGATCACCGGGACGCGCGTGCTGGTGCTGGACGAGCGGGGCGAACCGGCGGACGTGGGCGAGCTGTTCGCGGGCGGGGTGGGAGTGGCCCGCGGCTACCTCGGCCGCGCCGACCTGACGGCCGAGCGGTTCGTGCCCGACCCGTACGGGCCCGCCGGAGCGCGGCTGTACCGCACCGGCGACCGGGTCCGGGTGCGCCCGGACGGGGCCCTGGAGTACCTCGGGCGCATCGACCGCCAAGTCAAGATCAACGGCGTCCGGATCGAGCCGGGCGAGATCGAGGCCGCCTTGGAGGCCCATCCCGCGGTCGGCGGCGCCGCCGTCGTGCCGGTCGGGGCGCCGGGCGGCGGACCGGCCCTGGCCGCCTACGTCCGGGCGCCGGAGGTGCCGGACGGGCTGCGCGGCTATCTCGCCGAGCGGCTGCCGGGCACCCATGTGCCGTCGGTGCTGATCGCGGTCGACCGCTTCCCGGTCACCTCCAGCGGCAAGCTGGACCGGTCGGCCCTGCCCGCGCCGGTCCTCCCGGCGCCGGCCGGCCGGCGCCAGTCGGCGGCCGAGGAGACGGTGTCCCGGGTCTGGCGCGACCTGTTCAAGAGCGACGCCATCGGCCCCGACGCCGACTTCTACCAACTCGGCGGAACGTCCCTGCAGTTCACCCGGCTGGTCAGCCGGCTGCGCAAGGCGACCGGCCGCGACCTGGCCCTCGCGGACCTGCTGACCGCCACCACGATCGCCGACCAGGCCCGCCTGCTCGACGGCCCCGGCGACGAGGACGGCCCGGTGCCGTCGGACGGCCGGAGCGACCCGCTCGACGCCCCCGCCGGCCAGGACGGCCCGGTGCCGCTGCCCCGCACCGGCCCGCTGCCCCTGTCCTTCGGCCAGCGCCGGCTGTGGGTGCTGGACCGGATGAAGCCGCGCAGCCGCGAGTGGGTGTCCGCGCTGTTCCTGCCGGTGCCGGACGGCACCGGCACGGAGCGGGTCGCCGCCGCGCTGGACAGGCTGGTGGAGCGGCACGAGGCGCTGCGCACCGCGTTCACCGTCCGGGACGGCGAACCGATGCAGCTGATACAGCCGCCGAGCCCGCTGGGGCTGACCACGGCCGAGGCCGGTCCCGAGGAGCTGCCCGCCGTGCTCGACCGCGAGCTGGACCGGGGCTTCGACCTGGCGGGCGGTCCGCTCGCCCGGGCCCTGCTGGCCCGCGATCCCGCGCCCGGCGGCCGGCAGGTGCTGGTGCTCTCGGTGCACCACATCATCTGCGACGGCTGGTCCTCCTCGGTGCTCGAACGCGAGTTCACCGCGATCCTCTCCGCGCTGCGCGCGGGCCGCGAGCCGCACCTGCCCGCCCTGCCGGTCCAGTACGCCGACTTCGCCGCCTGGCAGCGACAGCGGATCACACCCGAGACGGTGGAGAGGGAACTCGCCTACTGGCGTACGGCCCTCAAGGGCGCGGCCCCGCTGGAGCCGAGGCCCGACCGTCCGCGGCCCCGGGTGCGCGACGGCAGGGGCGCGATGGTGCCGCTGGAACTGCCGCCCGAGGTCACCGAGGCCCTCACCGAGCTGGGCCGGAGCCGCGGGGCCACTCCGTTCATGACGCTGCTCACCGGCTTCGCCACGCTGCTCGCCCGCCGCACCGGACAGTGGGACGCCGTGCTCGGCACTCCGGTGGCCGGCCGCGACCGGCCCGGGACCGAAGGCGTGGTCGGCTTCTTCCTCAACAGCCTGGTGCTGCGCCTCGGCCTGTCCGGCGGGCTGTCCTTCGGCGCGGGTGTCGAGCGGGTCCGGGACGCCTGCCGGGCGGCCTTCGCCCACCAGGACCTGCCCTTCGAGCAGCTCGTCGCCGACCTCGCCCCCGAGCGGGACTCCTCGCGCACCCCGCTCTACCAGGTCGCCTTCGACCTGCACGACGAGGAGCTGACCGGCTCGGCCGCCGAGGCGGCCGACCTGGCGGCCCTGGTGGAGGTCTCCCGGATCGCCAAGACCGACCTCACCCTCTATCTGCGCCGCCGCCCCGACGGAGGGATGTCCGGCGGCCTGGAGTACGCGACCGCCCTGTTCGAGCGGGACACCGTCGAGCGCATGGCGGACCAGTTCGCCCTGCTGCTCCGGCAGGCCTCGGCGCACCCGGACACCCGCCTGGACGCACTCGATCTGCTCCCGGCCGCCGAGCGCGGAGCGCTGCTGCGCTGGAGCGGCACCCCCGCCCCGGCCCACACCGCCGACGCGCCGGGCCTCTTCGAGCGGCAGGCCGACGCCACCCCCGACGCGGTCGCGCTGCGCACCGAATCCGGCGAGGTCACCTTCGCCGAGCTGGACCGGCGCGCCAACCGCGTCGCCCACCGGCTGCGGGATCTCGGCGCCGGCGCGGACACGGTCGTCGGCGTCCTGGTCGACCGCGGCGCCGACCTGATCGCCTCCCTGCTCGGCGTGTGGAAGGCGGGCGCGGCCTACCTGCCGATCGAGCCGGGCACACCGGCCGAGCGGATCCGGTACATGCTGGCCGACGCCGGGACCGGCCTGCTCCTGTCCCGCACGGCCCTCGACGGCGTCCGCACCGTGTCCCCGGGCCCGGACGGCACCGAGGCCTCCACCCGGCCCGACCGCCCGGCCGACCCGGAGCGGCTGGCGTACGTCATCTACACCTCCGGTTCGACGGGCAGACCCAAGGGCGTCGAGATCACCCACGCCGCTCTCGCGGGCCATCTGCGGTGGGCCGTGGACGAGTTGGCGCTCGCGGCCCCGGGCGGCGCGGCGGTGTTCACCTCGGTCGCCTTCGACCTCGGCGTCCCCAACCTGTGGGCGGGCCTGCTGGCCGGCCGGCCGACCACGCTGCTGCCGCAGGACCTGGACCTGACCGAACTGGGCGCCCGTCTGGTCGCCGCCGCACCGCTGGCCTTCCTCAAGCTCACGCCCGGCCACCTGGAGATCCTGTCCGGGCTGCCCGAGGAGCGGATCGCCGGCCTCGCGGCCCGGATCGTCGTCGCGGGCGAGGCGCTGCCCACCGCCCTGGCCGAACGCTGGGCCTCCTTGCTCGGACCGGGCCGGCTGATCAACGAGTACGGCCCCACCGAGACCTGTGTGGGCGCCACCGTCCACCCGGTCACGGCGGGCTCCGGCCAAGACGGCGTGCCCATCGGCCGCGCCCTGCCCGGCGTACGGACGCATGTGCTGGACTCCTGGCTCCGGCCGGTCCCCATCGGCGCGGTCGGCGAACTGTGCGTCGGCGGCGCGGGGGTCGCCCGCGGCTACACCGGCAGGCCGGAGCAGACCGCGGACCGGTTCGTCCCCGACCCGTTCGGGCAGCCGGGCGACCGGCTGTACCGGACCGGCGACCTGGCCCGGGTGCTGGACGGCGGCGAGGTGGAGTTCCTCGGCCGCGCCGACACCCAGGTCAAGATCCGCGGCTACCGCGTGGAGCTTTCCGAGATCGCCGCGGTGGTAGCCGAGCATCCGCAGGTCAGGCAGGCCGTGGCCACCGCGCACGACGGGCTGCTCCAGGTCGTCTACGTCCCGGACGGCACCGAGCCCTCCACGCGGTCGCTCACGGCACTGTGCGCCGCCCGGCTGCCCGCGTACATGCAGCCCGCCGCGTTCACCGCGCTGGCCGCGATGCCGCTGAACGCCAACGGCAAGGTCGACCGCGACGCGCTGCCCGCGCCCGCTCCCCGCGAGAGCGAACTGGTGCCGCCGCGCGGGATCGTCGAGGAACGGGTCGCGGAGATCTTCACCGGCCTGCTCGCGGCCCCGGTGGGCGCGCACACCGGCTTCTTCCGGGCCGGGGGCAACTCGATCCTCGCCATCCGGCTGGTGGCCGCGCTCCAGGACGCCTTCGACGTGGACCTGCCGATCAGGGCCGTCTTCGAGGGCCCGACCGTCGCCGAACTGGCGGCCCTGATCGAGGACTTGGTCC comes from Streptomyces sp. SCL15-4 and encodes:
- a CDS encoding TauD/TfdA family dioxygenase, which encodes MTEDHVFTLTEAERERTGAVAEALAEVEPRLVDDRSWLDACRGMSEELPGRLRRRLREFRHDPEADGMLLVRNLPLGPALAPTPTVRESVERAATPAAGTIALVSSQLGEVIAYRDEKSGALVQNVVPVAGREEQQSNAGSVPLELHVENAFHAHRPDMVALLCLRPDHDGGAGLRVASVRRAIALLPYDVRKVLGEERFRTEVPPSFGGPGGQAPPHPVLCGDVDDPDVRVDFHATHPGDEQAAEAMTVLRAALDTVTRAVYLRPGDLAIVDNRVTLHGRTHFTPRYDGEDRWLHRTFIHLDHRRSRALRADNGQVLS
- a CDS encoding asparaginase; the protein is MRRLPLVVVALLMGLVPAVPAAAAKGAGTHRADRPEVVVIGTGGTITGVAGDRAAFEDYDGSVLPVADIVSGLRPELDEVARVSTREGPEQTAMTDYYDLSRQVDRALRTADAVVVTAGTKSLEELAYFLDLTVRSPKPVVVTGSMRPSNVFGADGPANLYNSVVLAASGRTRCFGTVVEFNNEILAAREATKTTTLRLDAFRAGEDGVLGTVDGDRIRLPRAPARVQKCGKDGWRTPFDLSGIRRAKLPRTEIVASYPDAGGEAITAFADAGVAGIVVAGDPSPGEAGALRGALGKGVTVVAAARTGGGAVYDAHAPGVLPAEDLLPQKARVLLLLTLATTREPAAVAERFARYGVPQFTS
- a CDS encoding non-ribosomal peptide synthetase, translating into MTAPTPVPELVARQIALTPDRPAVAAAGRQLTYAELDARADALAHALVAHGAAPDQPVGVLLPRGPDLVVTLLAVWRAGAAYLPLDPGHPPARLSGLVEQTGLALVVTDPAGHARVTAAGATAVLAGAAAPAEGFARAAAEPGRAAYVMHTSGSTGRPKGVVIDHAGLANRVRWAIGSLGLDASDRVLQKTPVTFDAAGWEIFAPLAVGGTVVLAPEGAERDPAALLRAVADTGASVLQVVPSVLRALTEEDGWDRCGALRVLCCAGEPLHAEAVQRVLELAPAGVAVWNTYGPTECSVDITAHRFDPAQRSGPVPIGRPITGTRVLVLDERGEPADVGELFAGGVGVARGYLGRADLTAERFVPDPYGPAGARLYRTGDRVRVRPDGALEYLGRIDRQVKINGVRIEPGEIEAALEAHPAVGGAAVVPVGAPGGGPALAAYVRAPEVPDGLRGYLAERLPGTHVPSVLIAVDRFPVTSSGKLDRSALPAPVLPAPAGRRQSAAEETVSRVWRDLFKSDAIGPDADFYQLGGTSLQFTRLVSRLRKATGRDLALADLLTATTIADQARLLDGPGDEDGPVPSDGRSDPLDAPAGQDGPVPLPRTGPLPLSFGQRRLWVLDRMKPRSREWVSALFLPVPDGTGTERVAAALDRLVERHEALRTAFTVRDGEPMQLIQPPSPLGLTTAEAGPEELPAVLDRELDRGFDLAGGPLARALLARDPAPGGRQVLVLSVHHIICDGWSSSVLEREFTAILSALRAGREPHLPALPVQYADFAAWQRQRITPETVERELAYWRTALKGAAPLEPRPDRPRPRVRDGRGAMVPLELPPEVTEALTELGRSRGATPFMTLLTGFATLLARRTGQWDAVLGTPVAGRDRPGTEGVVGFFLNSLVLRLGLSGGLSFGAGVERVRDACRAAFAHQDLPFEQLVADLAPERDSSRTPLYQVAFDLHDEELTGSAAEAADLAALVEVSRIAKTDLTLYLRRRPDGGMSGGLEYATALFERDTVERMADQFALLLRQASAHPDTRLDALDLLPAAERGALLRWSGTPAPAHTADAPGLFERQADATPDAVALRTESGEVTFAELDRRANRVAHRLRDLGAGADTVVGVLVDRGADLIASLLGVWKAGAAYLPIEPGTPAERIRYMLADAGTGLLLSRTALDGVRTVSPGPDGTEASTRPDRPADPERLAYVIYTSGSTGRPKGVEITHAALAGHLRWAVDELALAAPGGAAVFTSVAFDLGVPNLWAGLLAGRPTTLLPQDLDLTELGARLVAAAPLAFLKLTPGHLEILSGLPEERIAGLAARIVVAGEALPTALAERWASLLGPGRLINEYGPTETCVGATVHPVTAGSGQDGVPIGRALPGVRTHVLDSWLRPVPIGAVGELCVGGAGVARGYTGRPEQTADRFVPDPFGQPGDRLYRTGDLARVLDGGEVEFLGRADTQVKIRGYRVELSEIAAVVAEHPQVRQAVATAHDGLLQVVYVPDGTEPSTRSLTALCAARLPAYMQPAAFTALAAMPLNANGKVDRDALPAPAPRESELVPPRGIVEERVAEIFTGLLAAPVGAHTGFFRAGGNSILAIRLVAALQDAFDVDLPIRAVFEGPTVAELAALIEDLVRSELDAMSDAELNAYGKEDVNGLRLDDRAAASS